The stretch of DNA CGCCGCTACAACTCAACGGCGGCCTCCCCCacagccgccgccaccacctcttCTCTCCTCTCCTCACCTTCTCCCCCACCATCGGCGAACTCGTTCCCTCTTCCTTGCTGCAGATCGACCAGCAGGTTTGGATCCTATGCAGGCTCAGATCCGACACACCCACAGCGCTGCTTTGGCTTGAGGGCGTCAAGAGCTAGAAGGCGGGTGGTGCCGCGAGCTCTCGTCCCGAGCAAGATGGAGGAGGACGAGCACAACCTGGATGAGGTCGCCGTGGGAGACCATAGGCGAGAGGAAGGAGCCGTCGCTGGTTCCGCGCCCTCGCCCCGAGAGTGGCAGCCTTGCAGGAAAGAGACTCTTGAAGAGGTGATTTATTTTACGCAAAGCTTTCCATGAACCATTTCATCTTTCTTGACTGGTCGATGGGTATGGCTTCATTGCCCCGCCCGTGCTCTTTTTGTTTGATGTCCCATGAATGATTTGAGATTGATGTGATGCTATGCAAGTCTGCAGTGTTAGACCGACTCACATATGTATAGTTTCTGTTGGTAATATCTTGCACAATTGTATTGCTCTGTAGTTCTCTCTTGACATTTGATACAACCATAACCAGGGCATTATTTGTTTGTCATGAGCTTTgaaataattaattaattttacAGTTTGTACTGTACATCCTAATTGGTAATTGGCCATGCATTTTGAGGTTATGAAAGTTGAACCATATCCCAACTTCTTAGCTGCATTAAATTTTGGGTTACATTTTCAGAGTTTTTTTACTAAAAAAGGATGAAATAATATGAGAGATGTATTTAGATCTCAAGGAAAATTATTACAGATGTTACGTACTTATCCAAATCACAAAATGTTTCTGATTGTATCTGATCTGATGTCTAAGTTGTTGAATTTTTATTTGATAGAGTACAACAATAATGTAAGAAGGTTTATGCTCTGCACGGAGGACATAAAAACCAATAGAATCACAACActtttatgtttaaatttgttggtACATCTAATCTAACTTACAGTTAAGGAGCTTGTGTGATGCAACCAAAAAAATCATGAAACCTCATCTTACATGAGAGTTATCTACTTATGCAGATAACTACATATTGTTCTTTTTATCAGTAGTATGGGTCTATGGTCAAATCACCTCTCTATATTGTCTTGCCTTTTGTAGTGCTTTTGGTTCGGAAGCTGCAAAATGGAAATGTGTTGGAGCTATTGACAATTTGACATCACTTAATATCTGTTCAATTATATATTTGCCTACCCCAGGGATATTGAATGCAACATTTGGTTCAAGCTTTTGAAAGAATGGGCATACAAGTGATCCTTTTCTTGATTCTCTAAAGCATATTGTTTGGTGAGTAAAAAGTAAATATAGAGACTCCCATGTTTACTGTATTCACATTCAGTTATCCTCATTCAGAATGTCTGAATGTTATTTAATTTTGCAGATTGAGCTAGACTTAGAACATGTCACCAAACCTGAGATCTAGAACATGTTGCTACTAGCAGGGCCCAAAAGAATCAAAATAAACATGTACGTTTTTAGTGTTGCTGATGTATTGTTCTGCTAGATGTGTGATGTGTGTTGCTGCGAGTTTGTGGATTGGCAGCTTCTTGATGATGTGTGCCTGCTGGAATGGGTTGCATTGGTAGTCTGTGTTGTGGATGCAGCAACTGCTTCATGTTTGTTTTTGTATCATGATGTTCTCTTTTTGGGTGTCTTGGGCGTTGTTTAGGCTGATGTTTCTTTGTTGGTGCAGATTTTTCAGAAATTCTTTGGTGGTGGTGGCACTATTGTATGTGGACCGACTATTGTGGCTTACTGGCTTGTGTTCCAGTTGCCACTGCTCAACAAGGAGAAGAATGGTAGTTCACCACGTACACGTAAATGCCTCATGTGTGGCTCTTTCAATGCATTGCTGCTCTCATCGCATTTCACCATTCTTCATGCTCACACTATGCAGAAGATTCTTCCTGTTGGCATGGGGCTTGAGAGAGAGGAAGAGATACATGTCGGCCTCTATGCACATTGCGCACAAGGGTTGCTGGTCAGTATTAGTGTTTATGCAAGTCCATTCATCTTATCATTCAATTAGATGTGTGTTTTGGATATCTTAggattttcaacaaaaataattatgagATACTCTGAGTAATGAGACTTAAATTCAATCATTGATTTCCCTATTTCAAATTCAATCATTGATTTCCCTATTTTAACTGTAAAATGTTTATTTCTTTAGTTATTAGAAAGTGGGTGATGTTTATTTCATGCCTTATTTACCGTGGTCTATCCATCTCTTTCTTTTGAGCTCGAGAAGTGAAAGGAACTAAAGAAGATGATGGTAATCCTTGGGTCGATCTGCTGTTTTGCTTTTGTATTTGAGAACGGCTGATAGAATCTTAGGTACTTCAGACTAATTGATGCTTCATTAGGATATAACTACTGATTGGATGCATAAGAGAACCGCCGTACTCGGTACTACATACTTTCTCCAGTTTGAATAACTTATCTTAACAATACAATAGCTGAATGATTTGCTTGTATGTTTCTCTTTCAGGTTAGAGAGAAAGATTTTGATGTGAATTTTTGGATAAAATCCCTGATTTCTCTTACTTGGATTATGCTGAATCGGATTTTTTAACAAGGTACTTGATGGGACACAAAGGTTGTGTGCATAATATTTCGGGTGTGGGCATGTAACAAATTCAGTAAGATTGATTTATGTGTACATAGCTGCTATAGTTCTCTAAGATCAATATATTTTCTCACAAAGAAAATTCTAGGTTTGAAAAAAGGCAAGTGGCAGATTGTCACCACTTCAGCAACTGCGGCGTATGTTTTCTCACAAAGAAACTTTAAGGAGGATGTTCTAGGAACTATTTGAACCTGCTTGTACGATAATGGCTTTTCTTGCCATTTTGATCCTGGTACCTGAACTGTTTGTCGCTCTTGCCAGATTGATCGTTGCGGATGAGATTGACTACTTAATAACACAAGAACGGACTGTGCTACATGACCTTTTCATGCTTACCAACCACCTGTTCTCCAAATGCATGTTAATAGGTCAGTTTTCTGTGATACTCACAC from Triticum aestivum cultivar Chinese Spring unplaced genomic scaffold, IWGSC CS RefSeq v2.1 scaffold209495, whole genome shotgun sequence encodes:
- the LOC123172398 gene encoding uncharacterized protein isoform X2, translated to MEEDEHNLDEVAVGDHRREEGAVAGSAPSPREWQPCRKETLEEIFQKFFGGGGTIVCGPTIVAYWLVFQLPLLNKEKNGSSPRTRKCLMCGSFNALLLSSHFTILHAHTMQKILPVGMGLEREEEIHVGLYAHCAQGLLIDRCG
- the LOC123172398 gene encoding uncharacterized protein isoform X1, which codes for MEEDEHNLDEVAVGDHRREEGAVAGSAPSPREWQPCRKETLEEIFQKFFGGGGTIVCGPTIVAYWLVFQLPLLNKEKNGSSPRTRKCLMCGSFNALLLSSHFTILHAHTMQKILPVGMGLEREEEIHVGLYAHCAQGLLVREKDFDVNFWIKSLISLTWIMLNRIF